In a genomic window of Ancylothrix sp. D3o:
- a CDS encoding protein kinase — MIYCINPKCSNRENPNDLDACHHCGSSLLINDRYRVVKPLRPLNPTYPTDIYEVKDWGGVDEDWGAIKVLKVLKYNNNSDLVRHFQQEARVLMFLRDSGFPSVQPEGYFTFSPKKTTQKLHCLVMEKIEGENLTTWLQENGPINLENALEWLKELTQLIDKLHEQNLAHRDIKPSNIVVRPNGNLSIIDFGIAGVDNWGETCVGTTGYAPSEQIIGKAVLRSDFFALGRTFVELITGLSPMDFPSDEKTGKIFWREKAKTLNFKQPADLLFAGLLDDLMQPAYEKRPRNTRAILKRIQVIEKALENPVKFRYQKLAITAGLIVAGIISIPFVFPTLNDLFRRIGTDKYLEGDLQGAKIYYSLAEKINPNFGPNLYSIGLICEDQKNLECARNKYLAASKSDEQHSAASAISNLSRIEILNRNIDTAINLLTPNLERSNHPRIKAALYKNLGWAEYAKGNSSQAETHLQKAIKLKDENPEYKNWSAPHCLLAKVLEEQGKKPAALLQWDYCLKYAHLPNRIEEQTWRVEAYQRLNKSAKQK; from the coding sequence GTGATTTACTGCATCAACCCCAAATGCTCTAATCGAGAAAACCCAAACGACTTGGATGCCTGTCACCACTGCGGTTCCAGCCTACTCATTAACGACCGCTACCGCGTTGTTAAACCGTTGCGACCCCTTAACCCAACGTATCCAACCGATATTTACGAGGTCAAAGATTGGGGCGGGGTTGATGAAGACTGGGGAGCGATCAAAGTCCTGAAAGTTTTAAAATACAACAACAACTCAGACTTAGTTCGTCACTTTCAACAAGAAGCCCGCGTCCTCATGTTCCTCCGCGATTCGGGCTTCCCCAGCGTTCAACCAGAGGGCTACTTTACCTTTTCTCCCAAAAAAACTACTCAAAAACTCCATTGTTTAGTAATGGAGAAAATCGAAGGAGAAAACCTAACCACCTGGCTGCAAGAAAACGGCCCCATAAACTTAGAAAACGCCCTCGAATGGCTCAAAGAACTCACCCAACTTATTGACAAACTCCACGAACAAAACCTCGCCCACCGAGACATCAAACCCTCTAACATTGTTGTCCGTCCCAATGGCAATTTAAGCATCATCGATTTTGGCATCGCCGGTGTCGATAATTGGGGCGAAACTTGCGTCGGCACCACCGGCTATGCACCCAGCGAACAAATCATTGGTAAAGCCGTTTTACGATCAGATTTTTTTGCCTTGGGACGTACTTTTGTTGAATTAATCACCGGCCTTTCTCCGATGGATTTTCCCAGCGATGAAAAAACCGGCAAAATTTTTTGGCGAGAAAAAGCTAAAACTTTAAATTTCAAACAACCAGCAGATTTATTATTTGCCGGTTTACTTGATGACTTAATGCAGCCGGCCTACGAAAAACGCCCCCGCAATACTCGCGCCATCCTCAAACGCATCCAAGTCATCGAAAAAGCCCTCGAAAATCCTGTTAAATTTCGTTATCAAAAACTAGCCATAACTGCCGGGTTAATTGTCGCCGGCATCATCTCTATACCGTTTGTCTTTCCTACATTAAATGACTTATTTCGCCGCATCGGCACCGACAAATATCTTGAAGGCGATCTTCAAGGCGCTAAAATTTACTACAGTTTAGCAGAAAAAATAAACCCCAATTTTGGCCCAAATTTATATAGCATTGGGCTTATTTGCGAAGATCAAAAAAACCTAGAATGCGCTCGCAATAAATACCTGGCTGCAAGTAAATCTGACGAGCAACATTCAGCAGCATCAGCCATCAGTAACCTCAGCCGCATTGAAATTTTAAACAGAAACATTGACACAGCAATTAACTTACTCACACCTAATTTAGAGCGTTCCAACCACCCCAGAATTAAAGCCGCCTTATACAAAAATCTGGGTTGGGCAGAATATGCCAAAGGCAACTCTAGCCAAGCAGAAACCCACCTGCAAAAAGCCATAAAATTAAAAGACGAAAACCCCGAATATAAAAACTGGTCAGCCCCCCATTGTTTACTGGCAAAAGTTTTAGAAGAACAAGGCAAAAAACCAGCCGCTCTCTTACAATGGGATTACTGTTTAAAATACGCCCATCTCCCAAACAGAATCGAAGAACAAACCTGGCGAGTAGAAGCCTACCAACGCTTAAATAAATCAGCAAAACAAAAATAG
- a CDS encoding P-II family nitrogen regulator has translation MKKVEAIIRPFKLDEVKIALVNAGIVGMTVSEVRGFGRQKGQTERYRGSEYTVEFLQKLKVEIVINDDQVDMVVDKIIAASRTGEIGDGKIFISPVEQIIRIRTGEKNLEAI, from the coding sequence TTGAAAAAGGTAGAAGCGATTATCCGCCCCTTTAAATTAGACGAAGTGAAAATCGCTCTCGTCAACGCCGGCATCGTTGGCATGACGGTTTCGGAAGTCAGAGGTTTTGGCCGGCAAAAAGGCCAAACTGAACGCTATCGTGGTTCAGAGTACACCGTCGAATTTCTGCAAAAACTAAAAGTCGAAATCGTTATCAACGACGATCAAGTGGACATGGTTGTAGACAAAATCATCGCCGCCTCCCGCACCGGCGAAATTGGCGACGGTAAAATCTTCATCTCCCCCGTCGAGCAAATCATCCGCATCCGCACCGGCGAAAAGAACCTCGAAGCCATCTAG